Genomic segment of Methanolobus mangrovi:
CCTTGTTAGTACTCTCAAGGACTACAAGGACGAAGTAAAGACAGTTGTTTTTGATGGTGTTGTTACTCAGAGAATCCTTGACATCGCTGCAGATAAAGGTATAGAGCGTTTGATCGGTGCAAAAGTAGGTAGTGTTACTAAGAGACCTGCGTCTGTTAAAGTGCTTACAGCTGCTTCGTTGTAATTTTGTGTACTGTGCTCGCGCACAGTATATTTATCTTTCATTAACTATTAATGTTCTTTTAAGTTATTCTATTTTTATTTACATGTAATTATGGCAAATCATCATGTTTAATCATTGCAATTAAACAGAAAACTTTATATGTGCGTCTTAAGGAAATCATTTCCGTGGGAAATACCTTTATTTTGAAATCAACCACTTAGCATTAGTGCATTATTTATACAGTGCACAAAATAGCAAAAGCGGTTACATTTATAGATAGGTTGGTTGGTATGCACAAAGATGAATTGATACAGTTGCACACATTGATGGCGCAAATAAAAAGGCATTTTGAACACATGGGGATAGATGAATCTTTTAACGGATATGACTCATTATCCATAAGTCCTTTACATGTTCACAGAAGTAAGGCTGAACATAAACATGCTATCTTCGTACTTGGAAATAACATAGCCACTGCACTATCCCGGGATGATATATCCGGTATAGGGCGAACTTCTGAGAGGATGCAGGAACTTGCTTCACGTGCAAGTGGGCGGCTGGCAAATACGAATTAGATATAATCCCGAAGTCTGAAAGAATGCTTCTTTCCTGAGAATACGGATTTATCTGTGTTATTCAGGAAAGCAGTTGTAAATGGAGTAAGACGCTTTTTCATAATTATTCCATCTTCTCCATCAGAATAGTAGCCATGCTCTATCCAGCAGGGAATGAAATCCATACGCTTGTAGAAGTGTTGAGCCCTGATGTTGGAAATCCTTACTTCCAGGCTTGCATAATGCAGTAACTTGGTTATAAATACTGGAAGAATGGCATTCATGAGCTTGGCTCCAACGCCCATGCTTCTGAATCCATCCCTCACTGCAAGTGAGAATATCCTTCCCTCATTGGCAGACAGTTTGTATCCTACAACAAAACCGACTATATATCCATTGTAATCGGCAACAAGGAATCCTTCACTGTTCATTTCATAGAAGTTCATGTACAGGAACGGATTATGTTCCGAAAATGCTTCTGACTCTATTTCCAGAACCTCCTCAAAATCAGAAGGTTCAAAGTTTCTTATTATCATTTTTCTTTAAACCATAATATGGTTTATTCTATTTTTTTAACATGACGCAAGTCTACTGCCACTCCTCGAGTAGCTTTCTTCATCTCATCTCCGCTCATGACCGCTCTTCCAACTGCAATTGCATTCTTACCACAGATGAGTACTTCATCGGTTGGCCTTATCAGTGGATCCGCATCAACTACTCCTGGGGCCAGAAGTGAGCCACGGGGGACGAAGTCATCTATCTTTACGATATATTTGCCCTGATCCATCATAGCTTTCACGCCTTCAATGGTAATTGCCAGTGTTCCATATTGGGGTATCAATGTGGTGAGTTGTTTCTTTCCAACAAATACCTGGTGTTTGGGGAAGGGTCCTTTGATGGTTGACTCTTCTGGTACTAGTATCTGTCCGCATCCTTTTCCAAATTGGTAATCTGCAACAGCTTTCATGAGGTCTTTTTGGGTCTGCTCATGGCCTCGTTTTCTTCCGGTGCAAAGTCCTGACATTGTTTCACTGAGATTCCTCAGTGATTCAGGTGATGTTACATTGCCACGGCTTGTATATGTGATATCTATACCAAGTTTTTCTGCCACTATCTCGCATATCTGGCGGTATGCATCTTCCACATGTGCAACAATGGATGTGTACTGATGTTGTGACAGATA
This window contains:
- a CDS encoding UPF0058 family protein is translated as MHKDELIQLHTLMAQIKRHFEHMGIDESFNGYDSLSISPLHVHRSKAEHKHAIFVLGNNIATALSRDDISGIGRTSERMQELASRASGRLANTN
- a CDS encoding N-acetyltransferase; amino-acid sequence: MIIRNFEPSDFEEVLEIESEAFSEHNPFLYMNFYEMNSEGFLVADYNGYIVGFVVGYKLSANEGRIFSLAVRDGFRSMGVGAKLMNAILPVFITKLLHYASLEVRISNIRAQHFYKRMDFIPCWIEHGYYSDGEDGIIMKKRLTPFTTAFLNNTDKSVFSGKKHSFRLRDYI